CCTTCTATCCAAAGCTGTCATCCGATTCTAAGCAATGCAGCGCGGGCAGCAATTCTTACTGATTCCGACTCATCCTGTTTGAGCAAGCGCAGGAGCTCTGATCGTGCCGAGCTCGCCTGCAGCAAACTTAGAGCCCGCGCGACGGCTCGCCGGACATTAGGCGACGGATTTTTTGTCAGCGCAAGTATTTGTGGGACTGTCTTTTTAGAATCCAATTTTCCGAGCGCTTCACAAGCGGCAGCGATCAGATTGCTATCTGGCAATAAGAGAATTCTCTCCAGAAAAGGAATTGCATCCACAATCTTGATATCTATAACCGCGTGAATTGTCAAAGCAACAAGCGCCTGCGGGACGGCGTGTGGATTTTGCAGTACTGTGAGCAACCTGGCAACATCAGGGTGCGGTCCTCCTTGCCGGTACAATTCGAATTGAACCCGAAGATCCTCCATTCCTGTTCTTCTCCTCCGTTGTATCCAAAGTGATGACCTCGAAGCGCAGATTCGGGCGATCAAAATCTCCGATCACTCTGCCCATGGAAAGTCCCAACGTGGTTACAATGTCCTGTTGAACTTCTTTTGTGGCGGTTGCGGTCAAAGCCAGCACCGTGGCCTTCTTCCACTCCGGAATTCGTTTGCTCAACTTTCGGTAGTGAGGCCGGAAATCATGCCCCCAGCTACTGATGCAATGAGCTTCATCTATTACGATCAGATCAACGGAAGCGGAACGCAAAAACTGTTGGAATCGGGGAGCATCACAACGTTCGGGCGCAATGTAAATCAGCTTGAAGGCGTTCTGCGACATCTGGCTGTAGCGGTATCCGATTTCCGCTCCGCTCAACGTACTGCTCAAGAAAGTGACATTTTG
The DNA window shown above is from bacterium and carries:
- a CDS encoding DEAD/DEAH box helicase, producing the protein MDSRYKNFDDGDRFNPEDKNQVTMPDLDQKLKELFSFSSFRPGQKEVIKRLLDRQHTLAILPTGSGKSLCYQLAGQLLPGTTIVISPLIALMQDQVDALRQKGFQNVTFLSSTLSGAEIGYRYSQMSQNAFKLIYIAPERCDAPRFQQFLRSASVDLIVIDEAHCISSWGHDFRPHYRKLSKRIPEWKKATVLALTATATKEVQQDIVTTLGLSMGRVIGDFDRPNLRFEVITLDTTEEKNRNGGSSGSIRIVPARRTAP
- a CDS encoding HEAT repeat domain-containing protein, with amino-acid sequence MEDLRVQFELYRQGGPHPDVARLLTVLQNPHAVPQALVALTIHAVIDIKIVDAIPFLERILLLPDSNLIAAACEALGKLDSKKTVPQILALTKNPSPNVRRAVARALSLLQASSARSELLRLLKQDESESVRIAARAALLRIG